The genomic region ACTTCCGTTTTAAATCCAAGAGAAGATTTCCAGATAAATGTGCTTGGAACATTTAATCTTCTGGAGGCAATAAGAGAGAACAAGCTTAATCCAATATTTATTTATGCTTCCACAAACAAGGTTTATGGAGGAATGACTGACATAAAAGTGATTGAAAGAAACGGCAGATATGAATACGAATCTTTGCCAGAGGGAATTTCTGAGGAAAGAATATTGGACTTTCATTCCCCTTATGGCTGTTCAAAGGGCGCAGCTGATCAATATGTTAGAGATTATTCCAGAATATACGGGTTAAGGACTGTTGTTATGCGCCAGAGTTGTATTTATGGATACAGACAATTTGGCGTAGAAGACCAGGGCTGGGTTGCATGGTTTACTATAGCTGCATCTCTGGATAAACCAATTACGATTTATGGAGACGGGAAACAGGTTAGAGACGTACTGTTTATTGATGATTTGGTTGATGCATATGAAAAAGCCATAGAGAATATAGAAACTGTTTCCGGGAAAATCTATAACATAGGCGGTGGCCCTAATAATAAGATGTCTTTGCTTGAACTTATTTCCTTTCTTGAGAAATTCTTGAATAAGAAAATAGAATACAGTTTCAGCAACTGGCGGCCCGCTGATCAGCATGTGTTTGTATGCAGCGTTGAGAAAGCAGGAAAGGAACTTTCCTGGCAGCCTAAAACAGGTGTAGAAACTGGAGTAAAGAAACTGTCTGATTGGGTCAGGAAGAATAGGTCATTATTCAGATAATGGGAGAATAAGTGAACAATGGGTTTAAACCCATTGTTATGGTGTATTTATGTTAGCATTCATAAAAAAAGACTCTCTGTATAAGAACAGCGCATTGCTTTTTATTGCATCAATGGCAGGCAACTTCTTTCAAT from bacterium harbors:
- a CDS encoding SDR family NAD(P)-dependent oxidoreductase, with the protein product MVQRLKILITGGCGFIGCNAAKRFIDKGYEVAVLDNLSRKGSKENLEWLKQQGKFEFIDCDIRNYAKVKKVFADRNSIDVVLHLAAQVAVTTSVLNPREDFQINVLGTFNLLEAIRENKLNPIFIYASTNKVYGGMTDIKVIERNGRYEYESLPEGISEERILDFHSPYGCSKGAADQYVRDYSRIYGLRTVVMRQSCIYGYRQFGVEDQGWVAWFTIAASLDKPITIYGDGKQVRDVLFIDDLVDAYEKAIENIETVSGKIYNIGGGPNNKMSLLELISFLEKFLNKKIEYSFSNWRPADQHVFVCSVEKAGKELSWQPKTGVETGVKKLSDWVRKNRSLFR